From the genome of Dermacentor andersoni chromosome 3, qqDerAnde1_hic_scaffold, whole genome shotgun sequence:
TCTTGACTTCGCCAATACTGTCTCCAGGCAGGCCGCGTTGGAGTGGATCTTGCGAGTTGAGAAGAGGAGCCTTGGCGATTTCGACCGTGATGCCGTAGTCAACAGGCCGCTCATCATGATGCGCGAGTGTATGCGGCATGCGGACGAAGAAAATGACGCAGTAGCCAGTTTTATAGCCATCGTGAACAGCACCAGTTTCGCCTGGCCCACTCAAGACGAGGAGCCTGAAACGCCCGTCGCCGACTACGCGCGCGCCCTGCGACTGCTGCTCGAACTGTCCGTGCTGTGGGCCCTGCCGTTGTGGTTTCACGTCCGCATGCTTCCGGCTGCGGCGCATATTCACAGAGACCGCGCCATTGTCTTGAGCCTCTCCAGACTGGCGTCCACGTGGCAGGTCTTCCATAAGACGCTACTGCGCTACGACGACGCCTATCCAATCTACCTGAGCTACTTCAATACAAGAATATTTAAATACCGGCCTCCGTCGCAGTCGTTCGTGATATTTCTGAAAACCAGAAGCGCAAGCGTGCAGACGCAAGTGCTCAGTAATCTGAGCTCCGTTTCCCAAGCTCTGCACAGGAAATCCAGGCTTTTAGAAATCCGAACTCTACCGGCCATAGTTAGGAAACTGGCTGCCGAGGACTGGGTGCAAGCATTTCAGTCCCTCTACAGCCCCAGCCACAACGTCACGGCGAACGATCTGCTCCTGGCTACGAATGGAGGACTTCTAAAAGCGGTCGGCGCAATCTTCGCGCGGAACACTGCGCAGGACATAATTTTTCACACGATCTGGTGGTTCGTGCAGTCCGTCGGTGCCGTGGCGAGCAGTGACCTGTTTTCCGCGGTCAACAAGCATTCGGACAGCATGCACTTGCGACAAATCATCTGCTTCGACCACGCTCACGCGACCTACAACGTGCTGCTCGCTTCGGTGCACAAGGCGCTGTTCTCGACTCACGAAAGGCTTTCCATCGCCAGACACCTGGAGAGCGTCCGCACCGTTGCCATCGAAAAATTACGTTCCTACTCCAAGCTAAGCGAATCAAGCAAGATAACGCTCTCTAGTGTGCTCGAAGATATGTCCACCGTCATCTGGCCAGAGGAGGACTTTGGACGACCTGGTGGTTTCGCAGAGTACTACGGACAGCCTTACCGAGGGCGGGACGGCTTTCTGGGCGAGTGGCTGTGGAGTCGTTTGCAGTTGCAGAACAACAGTGCAGCAGTGGCCGCTGGCAGCCGCGACTACGTAGCCGCTTCCAAAATCTACCAGGCAGGCTCGGACCAGATGATATCGTACAACCCGATACTGAACACCATGTCGGTCTCGTTGACGGCCGTCAGTGCTCCGTTCTACTACCCCGAGGCCACGAGCGCAATGATATACGGAGGCGTGGGGTTTCTCTACGCCCAAGCAATCTTCGAAGCGCTCGATGATTTGGAGCACCTTTTACACGGAGGCGTCACGATGCAGCCGTCGGATGCGATGACGACAGCGTGGGCCTTTTGGAACGCCTCGTGGTGCCAACACATCGACAACAGGCTCGCGTTTCCGGAAGTACCCGCTCTCGACGTCGCCTACACGGCTTACATCCGGTTCAGAGACGAGGCGGCAGACCTGCCGCTCAAGGGACTCCCGTGCTGTACGCCGAAACAAGTGTTTTTCGTCACCATGTGCCACTGTAGCTGCTACGTTGGTTCTTCCAAAACGACGCAGTCTAGGGTGTGTGATGTGGCGGTGAAAAATTTCGAGCCTTTTTCTGAGACGTTTTCTTGTCCCTTTGGTTCAAGCATGAATACGTACCCCAAGTGCGTGTATGCCTGAATTAGATTTGTATACAATAAATTCCAGCTCTTTATGGCGCATTAAACATAAAGGCACATTGTATGTAGCTACAAAAAGAACTTTGCACATAGAACTTCTGTACATAGATAGTATTTAATGAAGCTTTATGATTTATTTTTACTTGTTATTTCAGGTCAGAGTTGCCTTCGATTAGGTTAACTATTACTCTTCTCGTGCCTCATGGTTATTATTGCGCTGTTGTCGACACTGAAGTTCCATGCCGATACCTACAGAAATGATATCGCTTTgtcagaactgtttgtgatgagGAATACTGTGAATGCTTGTGCGTTTATGCGTAATTAAACAAGTGCAATTATCAATAGCTGAACAATCTTGCAAAACACGTCATCGAAATGTTCGTCGGGGATGTTCGTTGGTGCATATTTTCCTTACAATCCCGTGCTGCCAAACGCTCTGGTTGGTGCGTTGCTACTATTTTGTTAAACTGTTTCAAATGTTTCTTTAACTCAAT
Proteins encoded in this window:
- the LOC140216609 gene encoding membrane metallo-endopeptidase-like 1, which gives rise to MLDPGHAGDDLEAPVVFRRDACMDRTCFQSRGLYSDGFKSSADTVTCMLAALIEKRRTGSLVQLFSWEKVTSLMERIGSLAILAAVLLFVVVVTFVLLLLGGSRMRGGEKPRVCASRDCIHHARTLGIDVGRSPSLCESFGRFVCSGWKTGDLDFANTVSRQAALEWILRVEKRSLGDFDRDAVVNRPLIMMRECMRHADEENDAVASFIAIVNSTSFAWPTQDEEPETPVADYARALRLLLELSVLWALPLWFHVRMLPAAAHIHRDRAIVLSLSRLASTWQVFHKTLLRYDDAYPIYLSYFNTRIFKYRPPSQSFVIFLKTRSASVQTQVLSNLSSVSQALHRKSRLLEIRTLPAIVRKLAAEDWVQAFQSLYSPSHNVTANDLLLATNGGLLKAVGAIFARNTAQDIIFHTIWWFVQSVGAVASSDLFSAVNKHSDSMHLRQIICFDHAHATYNVLLASVHKALFSTHERLSIARHLESVRTVAIEKLRSYSKLSESSKITLSSVLEDMSTVIWPEEDFGRPGGFAEYYGQPYRGRDGFLGEWLWSRLQLQNNSAAVAAGSRDYVAASKIYQAGSDQMISYNPILNTMSVSLTAVSAPFYYPEATSAMIYGGVGFLYAQAIFEALDDLEHLLHGGVTMQPSDAMTTAWAFWNASWCQHIDNRLAFPEVPALDVAYTAYIRFRDEAADLPLKGLPCCTPKQVFFVTMCHCSCYVGSSKTTQSRVCDVAVKNFEPFSETFSCPFGSSMNTYPKCVYA